CGACTTATGATTTAACCGGGACAACCTTTAACTGGAGCCGTAATGGTCAGAACATCAATGCCTCCTCCACAGCGCTTACGGCAAATGAAGCGGGGGTTTACCAACTGTCCGTAGTAAAGGATGGATGCCCAATCCTGTCCAATGAAATTACCCTGGCAAATTTTGATGAATCCATAATCACCGTGGATGCTGAGGAAAACATTATTTTTCCTGAAGGCGAATCGCAAACCGTTACCGCAAGCGGAGGTACTTCCTACGAGTGGTATGGGGAATCCAATACCCTTTTGTCGTCTACCGATTCCGTTACCCTTGAACAGGAAGGGAACTACCTGTTGATTGCAACCATCGACAACTGTCAAATCACCAGGAATTTTACCGTGACCTTCAGGGATGATTTTCAGATTCCCAATGTGATCACGGCCAACGGAGATGGAATCAATGATTTATGGGTCATTCCCAATACCTATTCAAGACAACCCGATGTTACCGTAATCATTTACAATGAATTGGGTGATGAGCTCTTGAATCAAACGGGATATACAAACAATTGGCCGCCCTCATCATTGGGCTTCCGTCAAAAAAACCAATTGTTCTATTATAAAATTAGAAGAGCCAACCAAACCTTGAAGCAAGGCACCATTACGGTAATCAGATAAACCAAACATGCGAAAGTATAGCCCCATACTCGTTATCTTATTTTTTCTTGTCTTTGGGACGACCAAGGCGCAGGAGGAAGCCCCTTTTATAGCTTACGACGTGCCCTCACAGAACTTGTTGAAATTTAATAGGTTCCTATTGAACCCCACCTTTTCCACTGTTCGGGAGGACAAATCGTACATCAATCTATTTCACAGAAACCAATCGGTTTCTTTTGATGACAATTTTCAAACCTATTTTTTGAGCTATAGTGGTAGGATAGGGGATAGAAGTGGAGTAGGGCTCAGCCTTTACACGCAGCGCGAAGGCTTGATCGATAACTTTGGGTTGTTGGCCAACTATGCCTACGGGGTTAAATTGAGCGATAAAAGTAACTTTACCTTTGGGGCCAATTTTTCCTATTACAACAGTGGTTTCAATGAAGGAAGGGCCAATCCGGTGGATGACGATCCCTTATTGGACAGTTTGGACGATAGCGCACTCATTACGTTTCAGCCTGGTTTCAACATCAGTTATGGCAATTTCGATTTTGGGGTGCTGGCGGACAATCTGTTTGACTACAACCTAAAAACCAGTGAGTCCATTACTACGTTCGATCAAAAAACGTTTACCGGACATTTACAATATACCCATCAGTTTAAAAAGGCCTCCGGGATTCTGGAAAGCGGTAGGTTAATGCCCTTGGCCCGGGTACGAAATGTAGAGGGCGAGGACATTTCCCTAAGTGGAAGCCTTATTCTGGACCTCCCCAAACTAGGGTGGTTGCAGGCGGGTTATGACGACATTTACGGTGCCGCAGCAGGAATTGGTTTTAACCTGAACAAACGCCTTTCCTTGGGGTACACCGTTGAAAAGGGGTTGTCCAACAATTTTGAAAATTTTGGTGTAAATCACGAGATATCATTGGCCTATTCTTTTGTGCCCAACCTTACCGAGGACAGGGTGCTTCTTGAAAAGGGCAATGAAGACTTAGTGAGCAATGGGGAGGAAGAAGTTCCCATGGAAGAATTGAGCCTTACCGAAAAAGACTTAAAAATTGCGGAATTGGAGCAAAAGCTTGCTGAAAACGATGCCATTTTGGATGAGCTGATGCTGCGTCAGGACTCCATAGAAAGGAACCGTAGATCGGATTTGGAAAGAAGGTTCAATACCGTCATGAAAATGGTGCGCAGGGAAACCAAAGGAGATCGTCCCGAGTTGGAAGAGAAGGCAAAACAGCTGTACTTCCAGAATGCGGAAAGTGATGAACTTGTACAGACTCGTTCCCAAGCCCCGCTTTCCAACCACGGTTTGACCAATACCACCGCTTCCAAGCGAATCATTAATCTAAAAGACGGAAATAACAATGCCAGCGGAACGGCCAATGCGAATGAAACGGAGGCTATTGCCCAAAACACAACCGGCCTGGACAAACAGTTCAAAAGTATTTCCACCGCCAAGCGAATGAGCAACGTTAAAAACCTGAACAAACCTACCGAGGTAAAGGTTGACAAAGTGGCGTTGGCAAACACCAAAAAGGACAAGACCAGTGCCCCAAAGACCACGGTTAGGAAGTCAAGGTTTAAAAACTTCAGCATTCCAAATGTGGAGTCCGGGCATTACTTAATAGCCAACGTGTACAAAGGCACAAAGTACATGAATATTTTTATGAAGGAACTTGAGGCCAAAGGTATTGAAGCCGATTATTTTACAAATCCAAGAAACGGCCTTAACTACGTCTACCTCAAAAACTTTGACAATAAATCCGAAGCCATTGCAGCCCACAAGTCCAATATGAATGGACAATACCATGAGGATACTTGGGTAATGCGGGTACAAGGCACTATGGATAACTCCGGATTGGCAGAAAATACCAGTAGGTATGATAATAATGTGCTTCAAAAGAATGTCGTCAATAATGGCATGGGGCGTCCTGGAAAATCCTCACTAAAAACAGTTAGGATGAATGGTGTTGGCTCTGGCTTTTATATCATCGCCAACGTGTTTGCCAATCCCAATAATGCCACTCGTTTTGTAAAAGAACTCAATAACAAAGGGCTCAACGCCAGTTATTTTATTAATCCAGAAAACAAATACCGCTACGTCTATTTAAAGAAACATGAAGACTGGACCGCGGCATTAACCAACTACTACTCCAAACTAAATAATGCTTACAATGATCCTATATGGATAATGCGTGTAAAACCAAACCAAACCGGCTAAATGAAAACCATAGACGTCAAGGGCGTATTAGCGCTCTTTACTACCCTCCTCTTGTTCATCACGGGTTGGGCACAAGTAGAGGTGCCCTTTACCCCACGATTGGACAACTCCTATGTTAACATAAAGGGGGACTATACATTTTTATCAAATGGTATTTTGAATAGGGTCAATTCGAGCAACTCGGCCAACGACCCCTATAACGGTGGATCCAATAATAACGGTTTTCACCGGGATTATATTGATATTGATGGAGACCCAACTACTTTTAGCTCGAGCAGTTCCACGCTCAGCCTTCCCTTTTGTTCCAGAATTTACTACGCCGGCTTGTACTGGTCCGCAAACTACCAACAAGAGGTTTTAAACAACACACAGATTTCAGGGCTTCCACAAAATGACACCCAACGTCTGGATTTTACAACCATCAAATTTCGGATGCCCGGGGGAAGTTATATCGATATAACGGCGGACAATAATCCCGACCCAGTGGGGGAGGAAGACGAAATAATCCATGATGATGTCAATTTTAAAGACTCTCCATATACCTGTTACCGCAATGTTACCGGCTTATTACAATCCCTGGCAGACCCCAACGGTGAGTATTTTGTTGGAAACGTAAGGGCCACAAGGGGAAGAAGCGTTGGTGGGGCTGGTGGTTGGACCCTGGTCATCATTTATGAAAATCCAACACTTACCGGAAAATACATCTCTGTATTTGACGGCTATGCCGGTGTTAGGGGAAGCTCCAGTGCAGATATCACCGTTGCTGGTTTTAATACCATCCCCGTTGGGCCGGTACGCGCGCGGCTGGGTGCGAGTGTGGTAGAGGGGGACCGAAGCATTACTGGTGATGCTTTTCGAATTGAAACCCCTTTAAACCCCGGTTTTACAAGCCTTTCCAATGCCTCAAACCCCACAAACAACTTTTTCAATTCCAATATTACCATAGATGGTGCCGATGTAACCACCCGAAATATCGCCAGTACCAATACCCTGGGTTTTGATTCCGATATCTTTGAAATCAACAACCCCGCAAATAGCATTATTGCCAACGAAGAAACCGATGCTACCCTAAGGTTGTTTACCCAAGGGGATGCCTTTGGTGCCTTTCTTGTAACCTTTGGGGTGGAAATTATTGAACCCAATATCATTCTCGAAAAAAAAGTGGAGGATATTGGCGGTAACGATATTACGGGAGCCGGTGTAAACCTGGGGCAATACTTGGATTATGTGCTCTCCTTTGTCAATACGGGAAATGACGATGCCGTCAATTATACCATTAGGGACGTCCTCCCCGTAAATACTTCCTTTTTAGGAGTGGACCTTGGTGCAAACACTGATATCATCTATACCTATGATTCCACCACCAGGGAAATCGTTTTTGACATTCCCGAACGCCTCGTGGAAGAAGGAGATCCGATAACCGAAATTCGAATCAACGTCCAAGTAGCGGAAAACTGCTTTGACTTTGTTGATGCCTGTACCGATCAAATTGAAAATGTGGCCTTCTCAACCTATCAGGGCCTCATCAACGACAACCAAATTTCCGATGATCCCAGTGTGTCCGATTTTGATGATTGTGGTTTTGTTACCCCTGGGGCCACCAACTTTCTTTTGGATGACCTGGAAAACTGTGACTACGCCCGTACCGTTCAACTTTGTGGGGAAAATGTATTGCTGGATGCAGGAGACAATTTTGATGCCTATATCTGGTATATCGATGAAAATGGAGACCGCCTGATTGATGCCGGGGACACCGTTATCACCGATGGTGATTCCGACAATGACCCAAGTACCCTACTGGTTTCCAGTACCGGAACCTATATTGTGGACAAACAGGTGGCCGACCCCTGTAAAGGCTTCCAGGAAATTATAATTGTGGAATTCTTCGGAGCTACACAATCCAATCCAATAACCGCCCTGATCAATGACACCAGCAATACCGTTGAGGGCAACGTTCTTGTTTGTCCCAATGATGGTGAGGAATTACCCGAAATCTTCCTTTGTGGATTGAACGATTCGGAGCTGATTCAAATCAACATTCCGGATGCGGACAGTATTGTCTGGGAACAATTGGATGAGACCAGTTGTGCGGCGGCTACACCGGACTGTGCCAACACCAACAATGGTTGTACATGGAATAGTGTGGGTAGTGGCAGTGATTTCCTGGCTTCGGATGCAGGTCAATATCGTTTGGTCATCAACTATCAAAATGGTTGTTTCACCCGGTTTTATTTCAATGTGTTCAAAAATCCTCTGAATCCACAGTTCAACAGCACCGATATTGTCTGTACCACCCCAGGGAACATTACGGTAACAAATATGCCCATCGATTATGAATATCAATTGGTTAATGCTTCCAACAATACCATAATAACACCCTATAGCGATAATAATGGCCCAAGCTTTACCATAACCAACAATGGGGCCTATCGCGTGGAAATGCGGCAGCAAGGCGTGGTTGATGGCTGTGTGTTTATACTGGACAATATTGGAATTCTGAGAAGGGACTTTGCAGTGGATATCACCACAACGGATACCAATTGCAATGGTCTGGGGGAAATTGCCATTTCCGTTTTGGATGTAAATCCGCAATATTATTATGAGATTTCGCAGGGTGGGACCACAATTGACACCTTTGGTCCCTCCAACGACAACAACTATACTTTTGAAAACCTCAATGATGGGACATATGATGTTTTGGTCACCACGGATGATGGATGTAGTTACTCGGAACAGGTCACTATTTTGGATCGGACCGATTTGGACCT
The sequence above is a segment of the Muricauda sp. SCSIO 64092 genome. Coding sequences within it:
- a CDS encoding type IX secretion system membrane protein PorP/SprF; this encodes MRKYSPILVILFFLVFGTTKAQEEAPFIAYDVPSQNLLKFNRFLLNPTFSTVREDKSYINLFHRNQSVSFDDNFQTYFLSYSGRIGDRSGVGLSLYTQREGLIDNFGLLANYAYGVKLSDKSNFTFGANFSYYNSGFNEGRANPVDDDPLLDSLDDSALITFQPGFNISYGNFDFGVLADNLFDYNLKTSESITTFDQKTFTGHLQYTHQFKKASGILESGRLMPLARVRNVEGEDISLSGSLILDLPKLGWLQAGYDDIYGAAAGIGFNLNKRLSLGYTVEKGLSNNFENFGVNHEISLAYSFVPNLTEDRVLLEKGNEDLVSNGEEEVPMEELSLTEKDLKIAELEQKLAENDAILDELMLRQDSIERNRRSDLERRFNTVMKMVRRETKGDRPELEEKAKQLYFQNAESDELVQTRSQAPLSNHGLTNTTASKRIINLKDGNNNASGTANANETEAIAQNTTGLDKQFKSISTAKRMSNVKNLNKPTEVKVDKVALANTKKDKTSAPKTTVRKSRFKNFSIPNVESGHYLIANVYKGTKYMNIFMKELEAKGIEADYFTNPRNGLNYVYLKNFDNKSEAIAAHKSNMNGQYHEDTWVMRVQGTMDNSGLAENTSRYDNNVLQKNVVNNGMGRPGKSSLKTVRMNGVGSGFYIIANVFANPNNATRFVKELNNKGLNASYFINPENKYRYVYLKKHEDWTAALTNYYSKLNNAYNDPIWIMRVKPNQTG